AAAGACCTGCCGGAAGAGGTCAAATTTTACACCGACTACAAGCAGATGTGCAAAGATCCAGAAATCGATGCCGTCTTTGTTGGGACGCCAAATCAATGGCATGTCCCTGTTGCGTTGGAGGCTGTACGAAACGGGAAGCATGTTATGGTGACTAAGCCGCTTGCCGACTCAGAAGCAGCAGCGAAGGAACTGGTCGCTGAAGCGGAAGCAGCAGGCGTTGTGAATATGATGTCTCTCTCCACCCGCTTCGGTCGTGACTGCCAATACCTCGGAAACCTTCAACAGCAGGGATATTTCGGTGAACTCTACTACGCCAGATCCCGCAGCGTCCGAAGGAATGGGATTCCAACTTGGAGCCTCGGATTCATTCAGAAGGGTGGCGGTGCCTTTCGGGATATGGGGGTGCATGCCCTCGACGCTGTGTGGTGGGTGCTAGGTATGCCCAAACCCGTTGGCGTGTTAGGGGCTGCCGGAGCGAAGTTTGGTCCCTACGGATTGGGCTATTCCAGCGGTACGACTCCGCCTAAATCGTTCTACGAACAGTACGCCTCCGATGACTACGGTGGCGGTTTCATCCGTTTTGAAGACGGCACCGGTTTACAGATTGAAAGTTTCTGGGCATCGCACCAACCGGGTGAGTTTCAGATGGAGTTGTTTGGCACAGAAGCGGGTGCTATACTCAGTCCACTCACGCTCTATCGCATGGAAGACGGTGCCACCCAAGACATCAGTGTTGACCCACCCCCGGGTCTTGAATCGTGGGATAACATCGCCGCGCATTTTATCGACAGTATCTTGGATGGCAAACCGTCTGCAGCCCCACTCCGTCACGGACTTATTGTGCAACAGATGATGGAAGCCCTACTCCTGAGTGCGGAAACAGGGAAGGAAGTGCGGATTGAGATTGATGAATAATTTCCTTGCCTCCGGTTTCAAATCCCCATTTGCAAATTTCTATGAGACTGTGGTATAATTGGAGAAACCAAATCTTCCAAAACCATAGACAACTAAAAAGGCTAGATGTGCTCGAGGAGAGATAGAAATGGCTTACGTAATTGCCGAACCCTGTGTTGACGTCATGGATACAGCGTGCGTTGATGTATGTCCGGTCGATTGTATTCATACAAAAGATGGGGAAAAGCAACTCTACATCAACCCCGCCGAATGTATTGATTGCGCCGCATGTGAACCCGCGTGTCCGGTCACCGCAATTTTTATACTTGACGACCTGCCAGAGCAGTGGACATCATATATTGAATTAAATGAGAATTTCTTTGAGGATTTTGTTAAACCGACAAAAGCGGGGGCAGCAGACGGAGAAGATGGCGCGGCTGCCGCAGACGAAGATAAGATTGGAATCGAAGAATTCGTACAAACAATCGAGTCTCCCAAGTCTTCGATTCGTCCCATATTCCGCCCGTTTGTTATGCTTTCTCAGCTTGTGCTAGGTGCGTTCGACGCAAAATTTAAGCGTGAACTTGAGGAGATGGCTCAGAACCCAGTCATCTTCAGTGCGCCAATCTCAACAGGGATTAACAGCCTCATCAATCTAACACTCTATCCACTTGTGCTTTTCCTCCTTTTCTCCGGTGGGAATATAGGATCTGCCCTGTTCACCGGCAAAGGAAATTTTGCGATTTTCCTCGGCGTTATCTTGGCGTTACTTGAGGGGCTTTATCGATTTAGAGACGATCTCACCACCACAGATAGCGAAGAACCCTCTCGATATGGAGCTTCGATATACGGTTGGATCCCATCGCTAGTTTTCCGCCTACTGTTGCCAGCGTTGCGACCGGTGCTTGCAACGGAACCTACTTCCCCGCGTTCAACCATGCCGGGGGCTGTTCTCACCGATGGACCCATTTATCAAGAGGATGTCCGCGAACGCTATCGCCGTTACGGGATGCTGAATCGGATGGAGGAAGAAGTAGATCGCTATATCATCGAAATCGAGTTCCCTCGCTGGGTGCCTGATTCCACATATAAGCGGAAGTACGATCTCCCAGACCGGATGCCGGACTACACATATCAAGTGAGCCTTGGAGAAGGCACGGTTGATGTGGAAACCAAGCTGGAGGACCCCCGGTTTACCGAAGTCGCAGGACGTATCAGTTCGTTCCCCCTTGGATTCAATAATGTCTTTCGCATCGAAGCGCAGCCGGAAGACTTTCAGGCAATGCTGCGGGATAAGGTGCTGCAGATCATCGTTCCGAAATCAGGTAGGGTCGAAGATCTCGTTATTGACCGTCCGATTCACTATGCGAAAATTAAGGGATAGTTGCGATAATTCTGAACCCACAAAGCGGAATCTGGAGTATTCTCCGGGTTCCGCTTTTTTATTTTTAGCAGAAAAACACCATTTCAACAGTTAAAATAAGATTGCCCACAATAGCTTGGAAATTGATGGGTATATTTCCACGTGAAGTGTGACATGCCTACCTCCGACAAAACCCCTGAGTGGGAAACAGCAGGGTTCAACCATATCTGGCTACCCTACACGCAGATGCAGACCGCGCCGCTGCCGCTGCCGGTTATCTCTGCCAACGGTGTGCGGATAACTCTAGCCGATGGCAGGGAACTGATTGACGGCATCGCGTCATGGTGGTGCGTCTGTCACGGATACCAACATCCCCATCTGGTAAAACAGATCTCAAGCCAACTTGATAGGTTGTCCCACGTCATGTTTGCGGGCCTTGCCCACAAACCGGCTTATACACTTGCCCATCGTCTCATCTCCGTCACACCAAAAGGCTTAAGTCGCGTCTTCTTTTCTGACTCCGGTTCAATAGCCGTTGAAGTCGCGATGAAAATGACGGCACAGTTTTGGTCTAACCGACAGGAGCCGGATAAGCGCAAGTTTATCTGTTTTCGGAACGGTTATCACGGGGACACCATGGGCGGTATGTCGCTCGCCGATCCTGAAACAGGGATGCACCGGACGCTGAATCACTATATGCCCGAACAGTATGTTTTCGATATTCCCAATAACAGGACGGATCTGGCTACGTTTGCAGAATTACTAGAGGAGATCAAGGAAACGGTGGCAGGGCTTGTGATCGAACCGCTAGTTCAGGCAGCAGGCGGAATGAAGTTCCATCCTTCTGAAATACTTGTTGAAATCCACAGGCTTTGCAAGGAGCACCGGATACTGTTTATCGCCGATGAAATTGCCACTGGCTTCGGGCGCACCGGCTCCATGTTTGCCTGCGAGGAAGCAGGCATCACACCCGATATCATGTGTCTGGGCAAAGCACTCACCGGTGGGATGGTAGGCTTGGCTGCAACGTTAGCCACGGAGGAGGTGTTTGAAGCCTTCCTTTCAAATCGGCTAGAAACCGCACTGATGCACGGTCCCACATTTATGGCAAATCCACTCGCATGTGCCGCTGCCAACGCCTCGCTCGATCTGTTTGAAGGTGAACCCCGCCTCGCACAGATCCAAGCAATCGAAACGCAGTTACAAGAGGAACTGAAACCGTGTCAAAAACTAGAGAACGTCGCTGATGTGAGGGTAAAGGGTGCTATCGGTGTCGTCCAGTTGTCCAACCCGAGCGGGGAATATATACTTGCGCTCCGGCAGCGGTTTATAGAACAGGGTGTGTGGCTCAGACCGTTTAGCGATGTCGTCTATATCATGCCCGCTTTTACGATCTCATCAGCAGAATTAACTCGATTGACCGATGCCGTGTTTCAGGTCTTAGCAGCATAACTGTGGAACAAATAGCTTTTGTAGTTGGACGATTGATCAAATACTCGGCATGTTGTACCATTGAAGGAGACTTTATATCGGGTCATTTGCTGCGTGTTGACTCTGCGGTATCATTTGCCAAAGCGCGGACTTCGGTTGTGGATATACAGGTAGCAGGCAGGTGGGAATCATCACAGATGCCCCCGCATTATGCCAAAGCAGAGTTAGCAGAGCGTGGGGCTATCGCGCGTTTCAAAGAAAAGGGAGGTAACAGGCAAAAAAGTGTTGACAGAAAATTGCAGGCGTGATGGAATAGGTAATTGTGGGACTGTTAGGTAAAAACCAACAGCCCCAGTGGGGACTTCGAGTTAGCGGCTTGAAGCCCCCCTGAAGCAAGACGAGACACGACCTCGAATCGCCTCAACAATGCAATTATAACCTTTGAAGATATTAGTTTCAAACTAAAATAAAGGGGCTGCGCGATTCGGGATTTTCAATCATGCAGCCCTTTTTCTGTCTTTGGTAGAAACGATGGATTCACAAATGAGGAGGGAGGACGATGAAACCTGTGTTTGACGTGCTCCGTCAACCTTTGGTTATCGGTACGTTTGTATTAAGTGCTCTCATTGTTGTGGGGTTCTATTTCGGCAGCCACTGGTACTATGGCGATGTTGAGCCGGTGCCAGAAGACTTGTTGCGCTATACTCCAACGCCTGCTGTGAGTCGTGGAAATCCTAAGGTATCTAAGGGAAGATTGCCACAAAAGGATGGCTCGGCAACAGAGGACGTTTTGACTCACAGTAGCAGTGATGTGTCCCGGCAAGCTGCTGATGGGATTGACGATTTTTCTGAAACTCTCCCCGTGTATTATTTCCCAGACGGGACACCTGTGCCGGATCATCTGCTTATCCCCAATAAGTGGTTAGATCTCCATATGGAGGATTTTGATGCTCTGGATTCACAAGAATTAGCAGAACTGGAAGCACATTTGAGGCGAGTCATAGAAGAGGTGCTCGCCAACCACAACCCGAACCGTCCTATCGGTGAAATATGGAATGCGTATATTGATATGGAACGAGCACGCAAAGCTGAAGATGAGGCTGCGGGCAAAAATTGGTTAAGTGGTGGTAGTCTAGGCCACACGTGCTTTAGAATCTACAATTTCCCAGAAATCGTTCAACTCAAGCTATCTTCCGGTATCGAAGGCGAACGGTTTCACGATATGTACATGGTGGATATGGGGGTGTTTGACCCGGATTGGAATCTCCACAGACTCCCCGATGGCCGTCCATTTCGGACAGAGAGTGGGTATCTGTATGAATTCCATCTCAGCGCAGTTGACGAAGAAGATATTGCAATCAACAGTAGAGCATTTAAGGTAGGGCACTCTGGTCCCAATGCTCAACTGGTGGTTGTTGATTTAAGCGAAACCTCCGACGCAGAACTAGAACGACTCGGGGGGTGGAACTACAACTATCACCTTTATAAAGGAGAAGGGAAATGACTACACAGATTCACACAACGCCGAATATGAGGAAAATAGCGCGAAACGTTACACCCCTTCCTTATATCCCGCTTTTGTTGCTGTTAATGATTAGCATATTACCAACCACCGCAGCGGCACAATCCGTAGACATCGTACCGCATAAAGAAATAAAAAGGTATGATACGAATTTGTATCATAATATCACTGCTACGGTGGGGCACCATGCCTATCGAGATGACGTTCCTGATGAATACGGGCATTACCTGGTGCACACTTCAGCGTGGAGCAGTATTAATGCAACACCTGCCGGGGATCGATCGTCGTATCTATGCACAGCGTACATCAAGGGATCAGCAGATAGGAGGTGGAAGCAGCCACCCGATTATGGTAACTCCAGCATCATTAACCAAAACCGGGCACAGACCGATAGCCAAGGACGTGCATATACGGGGGACCGTTACTGGATTGGCGGTGCCTACGCAGGATTCAAAAAGCATCCTGTCTCTCATATCCAGTCTGTGGAGGAGAGAGTTTTCGGGCGCCCGGGAGTCTATCGTTCTCTGACCCTCAGCGACAGTGCTCAAAGACTCTTATCTATATTCAGTTTATCGCAGGCTGAAAATGTAGATCCATACTCGGTTGCTGAAGGGTTCGGCGAAGCGCAAAACAACTGTGCGGGACAGGTTGGCGACGTATACCTGAATACGAATTATGAGGTTGTCGGCGGCGGATAACGCGGGGCTATTTCCCTCGCGTTTTGATAGGGCGCAACAGAGGAACATCGCGCCCTAGTATGTGCTGTCGGTATCCAATTCATCGGGCACCAACAGTTGTATGTGCTGATAATGAATCGCCGATACAACGAATCACGGGAGATCTACCCACGGATCATCAAAGAACAGATCGAAATGTGCGAGACACGCAGCGTCTGGCTGTTCGACTCCATAAGCACTAGTCGTAATCCCCAACCGCAACGCCGGGTATTCCCGATGCAAATGGTCAGCAAACCCAAAAAGCCATTGATAAATGACGCTAATAGACTCGGCGCGTGTATAATGCTGATGCCCCAGCGCATCGCAGCCTTTTAAGAGGCTGCCCGGTGCCCCCAAAATCGGGCGATCCAAGATGAGTAGATCCGCCGCTGTTTCGTCAAGCAACGTTTTTACAGCCTGTGCGAAATAGTAACCGTAATCGCTCAAAACACAATAAACTATCGGAGGTACGGATTGCTGTGTTTCCTCTTGTCCTTGTCCGGTTTTTTCCTCCGCATCGTGGTTTTCCGGCACTGTGTGCCATTGGAATACCGGCACCGGTGCCAATTGCCACTCTGGACGATCCAAAATGGCTGTGTCAATCTCAGCAATTGGGAGCCGGATCCCGAACTTACCTCCACCTTCATGCACCCGTTGACTTATCTGCTTTATTGTTTGCAGGTCTTCGATGTTC
The Candidatus Poribacteria bacterium DNA segment above includes these coding regions:
- a CDS encoding Gfo/Idh/MocA family oxidoreductase — encoded protein: VRVAVVGMGIGKPNGHALSANPRGQVIALCDLLEERMQEFAKDLPEEVKFYTDYKQMCKDPEIDAVFVGTPNQWHVPVALEAVRNGKHVMVTKPLADSEAAAKELVAEAEAAGVVNMMSLSTRFGRDCQYLGNLQQQGYFGELYYARSRSVRRNGIPTWSLGFIQKGGGAFRDMGVHALDAVWWVLGMPKPVGVLGAAGAKFGPYGLGYSSGTTPPKSFYEQYASDDYGGGFIRFEDGTGLQIESFWASHQPGEFQMELFGTEAGAILSPLTLYRMEDGATQDISVDPPPGLESWDNIAAHFIDSILDGKPSAAPLRHGLIVQQMMEALLLSAETGKEVRIEIDE
- a CDS encoding ferredoxin family protein encodes the protein MAYVIAEPCVDVMDTACVDVCPVDCIHTKDGEKQLYINPAECIDCAACEPACPVTAIFILDDLPEQWTSYIELNENFFEDFVKPTKAGAADGEDGAAAADEDKIGIEEFVQTIESPKSSIRPIFRPFVMLSQLVLGAFDAKFKRELEEMAQNPVIFSAPISTGINSLINLTLYPLVLFLLFSGGNIGSALFTGKGNFAIFLGVILALLEGLYRFRDDLTTTDSEEPSRYGASIYGWIPSLVFRLLLPALRPVLATEPTSPRSTMPGAVLTDGPIYQEDVRERYRRYGMLNRMEEEVDRYIIEIEFPRWVPDSTYKRKYDLPDRMPDYTYQVSLGEGTVDVETKLEDPRFTEVAGRISSFPLGFNNVFRIEAQPEDFQAMLRDKVLQIIVPKSGRVEDLVIDRPIHYAKIKG
- a CDS encoding adenosylmethionine--8-amino-7-oxononanoate transaminase, producing the protein MPTSDKTPEWETAGFNHIWLPYTQMQTAPLPLPVISANGVRITLADGRELIDGIASWWCVCHGYQHPHLVKQISSQLDRLSHVMFAGLAHKPAYTLAHRLISVTPKGLSRVFFSDSGSIAVEVAMKMTAQFWSNRQEPDKRKFICFRNGYHGDTMGGMSLADPETGMHRTLNHYMPEQYVFDIPNNRTDLATFAELLEEIKETVAGLVIEPLVQAAGGMKFHPSEILVEIHRLCKEHRILFIADEIATGFGRTGSMFACEEAGITPDIMCLGKALTGGMVGLAATLATEEVFEAFLSNRLETALMHGPTFMANPLACAAANASLDLFEGEPRLAQIQAIETQLQEELKPCQKLENVADVRVKGAIGVVQLSNPSGEYILALRQRFIEQGVWLRPFSDVVYIMPAFTISSAELTRLTDAVFQVLAA